CTTCCTCTGGAGAAAATTCACTCACATCAAGTGTGAATTGGAAAATGTCTCCGATGACCTGGATCTTCCCTGTAGGATATGAATGATCTGAAATCGATTGCAGAAATTTTTAGAACACTTGGTTTTTAGGTTTTCTTTTAGTCAAGTAAAATTTTCAATAAAACCACACTTGTGTCAGTTATCGTTGAGCTGACCTGTAAACTTGTGTTCTTTGGTGTTGTGCCGCAGAAACGATCCTGAATCTTGAGAGAAATGACTCTGACTATCCTCCATACAGGCAAAGGAAGTGGATTGTCTTTGTCTTTAATCTTGTAATTTTCACCTCATCTGTGTTACAGCTGGCGGTCTCTTATATGCTACTGGAAGACTGGGTGGGTGTGGATGTGGTTTGGTCTCTGAATGATTCAGCTAGCCTGGAATATGACACGGATTATAGATATTTAATGTGCCAGAACTGTTGTTGGACTGTTGTCAAGGGGTCCGACATTTTTAGCCGCACCCAGAACAGGGAGCATTTGAGTTTTTGTGTTTACGTGTGAGAAAGGGTGCGGACATGTTTCTGTGAAAAGGAATATGCTAAAATTATCAGATGCCACATACTGTGTTTCTCTGGACCAAAATCTGAAATATCACAGTCACAGACAAAATGATTTAATCAGGCTTTTTAAACGATCAATAAGATGGGCGTTTTTCTCAAAAGAAAGGCACGGTGAGAGTGAATGTCAGGTGAACATCTTGCTGAATCTGGGCAATTTAACATGGTGGAGCAACAGCAGTATGGTGGAGCAACAGCAGTATGATGGAGCACAGTTTTTAGTGTTTAGGTGTGAGATTCTGCTTCACCTTGCAAAGTCCCACACCGTCTGGATGACAGCCATTCAGAGGCTGCACtgataattacaaagtaaaacaaacagataaaagcTACAATGTTCAACTCTAAGAAAAGTCATAATTTCAGGTTTTTATCATCATCAGTGTAAGGAGAGCAAAGTAGTTACAAGTGAGCATCAGAGCCCAGTAAGAGAGGGAATGTTTCATGTGGCTCTGTTAGCTTAGTCGAAGGATTAGAAATCCAACATTTCTTTCCAAAATTGAAACCAGTTTCACCCTAAAACCCTCAATCTTCCAGTTGGACTGCCCTTCATTTCATGGTTTGTTTCAGTAGCCATTCATTCTATGCATGCAAAAATGTAACTTGCACATGTGCCGCagtgcctaaccctaacccctctcCATTTTCGAACCCTAAACCACAGGCAAAAAACAAATCACGAGTT
The Odontesthes bonariensis isolate fOdoBon6 chromosome 3, fOdoBon6.hap1, whole genome shotgun sequence DNA segment above includes these coding regions:
- the LOC142377297 gene encoding heat shock protein beta-7-like isoform X2, with product MEDSQSHFSQDSGSFLRHNTKEHKFTDHSYPTGKIQVIGDIFQFTLDVSEFSPEEVIVTSSNNLIEVRAEKCKLPSDVDPSSVSMSIERKGVLTVRAHRI